caaaatgcAGAGAGATGTTCCAACACAAACTTCTTGGCTAATATTTTTTGTTAGATTACTGAGAAGAAAAATGCATATGGTGGAACTCGGCTGCTTTTTCTGCTTATAATTTCCAGTCTACGTAACAGATGTAGGAGTGCTTTGAATAGGGCTCTGCTGTTGTAGCCTGGGAGTAATGGGGGCATGTGCAGATCACATGATTGAATACTGTTGTCAACAGGTGTGTGTTACAATATGAGAGCTTATTTTGTAGCCTCAGGCAGAAAGGAATGCGTATTTCCATCTTGGATTAAAGTACCATAACTGGGAAATGGGCTCAAGGCTGTCGGGAAGCTGCTTTTCTTGTAGATTGCAAGTTGTTCAGAggtatgtcttttaaaagtcttcatTTGTTTGGCAGCATTTGGGTGAAGGTGGCACCTTATCCAGTTTGTGCAATggatgtaaagaaaaagagaagcttGATGTTCACAAGACCTACGTAGACTATACACAATATAAAGCATGAGTTTAAGAAGTCTAACCAGTGTTTATTCTTAAATGTGTAGTGTTTAGTGTCTGCTGatctcagtttttaaaataactcAAAACTAACCCGATTTAATTCTGTCAAGTTAATTCTTGGCTGAGTAATATTTTGGAACTTCATTTTCGAGAGCTGTTGCTGTGCTGAAGTGATATACACCCGAAGCTTCCTTGCAAAACATATAGGAAAGTTGGGGCATACATTGGAAGCTTTTTCCTTTTAATCTTTTAGGACTCTGCTCTGTATTCCACACTTCTGCAGAAACATCTCACTGAATCCTCACTAGAGGACACTGGAGACACTCTGCCTTTATCAATATTAATAAAATGACTGTGTTGCCTTATTGTTTTACTTAATGTAGTGAACTTGAAATAAAGAAGCAGACAAAGCCATTTCTTTATTGTGTACTTTTTTCTGATAGCACCAATGCTTAGGGTGTAATGTAGAGGACAGCATCTGCCATAATGGTGTTGCACTGGATTTAGGAGTGCAGCAATTTTAAGTGTACCTACTATGGGCAAAACACAAGCTGCGGAAGCTTGGCATGAGGAATGCTGTGGGAGCACTTGATACAGTAGCACTGATGGACCTAAACAGGTGTCTGCTCATCAGTGCCTGCTTGAGAGATCATTGAGAGCCACACATAAGCTGCTATTGGCTCCTAACgaagacaggtgtgtgtgtgtgagaacagCTGATACAGCCAACTGCTGCCATAGGGTGAGGTAGATCATATTAAGCTCCTGGAATTGCACTTGAGCTACAGCCAATTTTGGCTCAAGAGAAATGAAAGGAATATTGGAAGGAGACTTGGgataaagtttaatgttttaattggtGACTATGGGGAATCCAGCCAGTTTGCATCCCACTTCATACAAGGTAAAGGCTCATTTACACATTCCTTACTACTGTGAATTATCACTGTTTCGTCTGCTCAAGTTCTTCCCCATGAGAATGAGTATATCTTAAATGCCTTTATCACTCTTGTCTGTCCAATTTTGTAGTACATTAGCATCTTGGGCATACAAGCACTCAAATGTGCTTAGACATTAATAATTAACATTTATATTGTGCATTTCCAAGTGCTCAAATTGCTTATTTCAGTTATCCTTACATGATTGCTGTAAAGCACTTGGGTTAAGGATAAGAGATTACGTAATGCTTCCTAGTGAATTTGTGACTGAAGTAATATTTGAACTAGGAATGGTACAGCTCCTAGCTGCTGGCAGTGACTTATCACTTGCTACTGACATTAGTTATTGACGGTTAAATTGCTATAAGACTGCCCCTTTTTACAGCCAATGGTTGCTGCCATGTAATGTTTAAATTGGGCGCATACTGCTTAAATTGCCACctatcataatttttttaaaaaattgctataCAAAGCCAATTGGAATCTTTGTTATTATCAGACTAATATtaattgggttccatgatcactgcagatggtgacagcagtcacaaaattaaaagacgcctgcttcttgggagaaaagcgatggcaaacctagacaccatcttagaaagcagagacatcaccttgccgacaaaggtccgtatagttaaagctatggttttcccagtagtgatgtttggaagtgagagctggaccataaagaaggctgatcgccgaagaattgatgctattgaattatggtgatggaggagcctcttgagagtctcatggactgcaatatcaaaccaatccattctgaaggaaatcagccctaaatgctcactggaaggacagatcctgaagctgaggctccaatactttggctacctcatgagaagagaagactccctggaaaagaccctgatgttgggaaagatggagggcacaaggagaaggggacgacagaggacgagatggttggacagggttctcgaagctacgaacatgagtgaccaaactgcgggaggcagtagaagacaggagttcctggcgtgctctggtccatggggtcacgaagagtcggacacaactaaacaacagtaTTAATTGGACATCACACCTAGAAATTATAACCTATAGTTGCCATTTTAGGAAAAGCATCTTTCCTTGTAGACTCATGGAATGTCTTACGTTATGAGATGATGCCTGGTGTGAGATACAAATTCCTCCATATGAAAACAATGCAAGAGCCACCtagattaggccagtggcccttctagtccagcactccTCTCAAAATGCCTGGGGGAAAGCCTGTAAGCAGAACACTGCCCATCTGCAGGTACGATTTTATAGTGGCTCCAGTACAGAGCAGTTGGGATGCCTCTAGGTTCCATCTTGTTCCCGTGTTTAACACCTCTTATCAGTGTTATAGATTCCTGGGAGATAGGGTTAAAGCACTTTTTATGCAGGCtaactgaaatgtactcggagtcgagagtgaatttcatgctctttattcagctcatagtcatcaaggagaagaggagaagaagaatggctcttttcccaaaaccatctacttatatacattatttacacaatgggccttgcgtgattggctacttcagggctacacctgtgggccaattatattgtggattgacttctgcctgcagcctgattggctgctcctacaggccaatcaggtagcagattcacttctgccagccgcctgattggctgctccagcaggccaatcaggttgcggattcacttccacctggagttggattgggtagctcccgctgattctgaatcctattgttctaggattcagctcagtacataacacccctcccctctaagttccagtcctgcccgggaagttgcattcgtagtccccaaggtctgctggccgcctccgtgtgcgttgtggcctggggtgttccttggtcaggggttctggttctggctcgtgttctgaggctgctggctgtgccggggctgtctggtctggcgccactgaaccactaggttgtggctctgcttccgttgtccttccagcctcggggcgcccctctgtgcctactgcttctgcttcccctgcccacccctctcgctctacaggcctcactgccctgctgtccccttgggacccctctgtcccgctctcctcccgggttcctcctgggaatcgtcgccgtagctggtcgcagtggcggcgccaacattgccccccttccgttagtacctcgtacgatacgggaccggtcaccttggtgactgtggcgggtacccatgctgggcctgccccaaaattctttgcgtacactgcgtcctgggccacaaatgtccgggggttcctgcctttccccaccactacctcatcctgagctctgtcggggtgaagtcggtccagtctagttgcaaggcgccggcccattagtagttcagctgggctccggcccgtcgttgtgcttggggtgctgtgctgtgctagaagaaatgcggcaaggcggtattcccagtccccttgtgtcatgcggcggaggctgtccttggtggtccgcaccatgcgctccgcttggccattggtggcagggtggaatggtgctgagcggatgtggcggatggcgttctgcgctgtgaaggtctggaactcctctgacgtgaatgcggttccattgtccgagacgagggtgtcagggagcccgtgggttgcaaaaagcttacgtagtacccggatggctgccgccgtagaagtggacggtaccagtgcgacctccagccatttggtgtaggaatccaccactatgaagaatgtttttccctggaaggggccagcgaagtccacgtgcaagcgtgaccatggatgtcgggcggactcccagggctggactggggcccttgggggatccgggcgggattcttggcaggtctggcagtgttgtacccaggcctctatctctctgtcaatccctggccaccacacataactcctggcaagggccttcatcctcactacccctgggtgtgtctcatgtagggctgtgaggacccttttgcggaggggctggggaacaacaaccctgcttccccataacaggcaccccttgtgggccgacagttcatgtttgcggtttgtgtagccagcgaattctggcccggggctgctgctgggccatcctcgccacacccagtccaggacccgggagatgaccctatcttttgtggaatggtgcgcaacttcttgtgcctgaatgggtcggtcgggaagcagctccagggtcataacctcttgcgcaggcgctgggtcggggcctgtttctggtagtggtagcctgctgagggcgtctgcgtggcccatcgccttcccagggcggtggattagtgcatactggtagccggcaaggaaaattgaccacctgaggacacgtggagacaacacttggggggtctgcttctcgggggcaaacaggccaagcaacggcttgtggtcagtcactatggtaaagggccgcccgtacaagaaatcatggaatttttttacgcccttcacgattgccagaccctccttgtcaatctgtgagtagtttcgttcggctgcagcaagcgtctgggagaagtatgccaccggcacctctcttccatccgggagttggtgtcccaggacagcgccgatgccatagggagaggcgtcgcatgccagcaccactggcagcctctcgtcgaagtgtgccaagaccgagttcgagacgagcaagtccttgactgcctggaatgcggccctttgtcgctggccccacacccaaggggcccttttatctaggagtctgtgtaggggctccgctaccgctgccttatggggaaggaaggcatggtaaaagttcaatagtcccaagaatgactgaagttcgggcttgctcttgggcgctggggcctcacaaatggcccgtaccttgtcaccggttggatggaccccttctgcgtccaccttaaatcccacaaagtccacctgcggcactcccagtaaacacttttcccgcttcaccttgaggcccgccatctggaaacggtgcaggacggagcggaggcggtcctcaaattcctctggtgtgggcccggcgatcagtacatcatcgaagaagggggtgacgccaggaatctctttaaggagagagtccattagattctggaatatgcctggtgccacgctaacgccaaattgcagccgctttactctgaatgcccctctgtgcgtcacaatcgtctgagcctctgctgtggcttcgtccacaggcaactgttgatacgcttgggccaagtccagtttgccaaagatttttgacccagccagggtggcgaggacatggctgaccactggcactgggtatgcatgggccgtgagagccttgtttatggtgcatttgtagtctgcacagatgcggaccgaaccgttaggcttgacgggtgtgacaattggagtttcccagggggcgttgggcaccggctccagcactccttgctccacgagccggtccaattcctcgtctatgcggggtttcagggcgaacgggacccggcgggccttgtgcctgatgggtcgtacagcggggtctagctgtagggcaatggggggtcctgtatatcgtcccaatgccccatcgaaaacccctggaaactctttgcatatggcgtccacgtccacttgtaagctagtgcggttcaccccggtaacggctagccccagaggtccaaaccatgccagtcccagtaagctaacgtaggggcccttaactaccagcaagtccaattgttgctttcgccctcgatattgcaccctgaaggtccccacccccattgtagggaccttacgtttctggaagtcccggagggtgaatggggccggccttagtttgggacccccattagggcacagttcccttaatgttcgggccgagattatggatagagttgaacccgtgtccagctccatgcggcatggggctccctctatctgtacctctatataaattttctctgtgctgggatggggcaactggaatacctggtagtccgtgatctccgtcgagttgccttggtgcatggtgccgtgtgacctggggctcctgggtcggtcatctgatgcttgtcgacgggtgagtcgagcccgacacacccgggtgaTGTGTCCcacttttctgcactgcctgcactctgcgttgcggaaacgacaggtcctcctctcgtggttctccccgcagcttgcacagttccctccttctcgtcgaggctgctgtggtgtgtgtgctgcttgagtgcgccgctgtactcggtgtacttcctccctgtcagattcggattcgtcggtgaggtcttcgtggtagaccctcggttgggatggctgggccggtcgtgcctcttgcgttgacctctcggcggcttcggttgccagggcttcctccagagcaatctggaacgtgaggtcttttttggcgtagaggcgtcgttgcaacatctcgtccctcaggccaccgatgaggcggtcacgaagcatgttctccaactctgagaagttgcatagccgggcggcttggcggagggaggtcacaaacccagttatggtttcccccggggcttgccgctttgcgtagaaggcatttcggcaagctaccaccgagggctgtggtgagaagtgctccttcagccgttccattattgttttgtaagagacggtagcgacatctctaggtgcaaggagagcccgggcgatttcaaacgtctcctctccacagacgctgaagaatgtcgccctcttcatggcatcgttggtgacttctttcgcttgcaggaggaagttgaaacgggcggcgtacccttcccagtctcctgatgctggtttgaatggcgagaagctgctgtcggttgccattctgggttccttgggtcctggagctgaagcctggatgaacggtgcgatgcagcggtgcagcaggtggcggtgctgcggtgcagtgcgtggtggcggtcagctcagcaggatcccaccttcgtcgccagtgaaatgtactcggagtcgagagtgaatttcatgctctttattcagctcatagtcatcaaggagaagaggagaagaagaatggctcttttcccaaaaccatctacttatatacattatttacacaatgggccttgcgtgattggctacttcagggctacacctgtgggccaattatattgtggattgacttctgcctgcagcctgattggctgctcctacaggccaatcaggtagcagattcacttctgccagccgcctgattggctgctccagcaggccaatcaggttgcggattcacttccacctggagttggattgggtagctcccgctgattctgaatcctattgttctaggattcagctcagtacataacaccaaccTTGTTTTTTGGACCAGGGCGCCACCTAGTAGGAGATAAGCTTCATCAATAGGATGAAGCCTGtgtgagaaaggaggggggactTGCATCCAATTGTGTGTGCCAGTgggcagagaaagaaaatgtttagtggcgcccgccctgtggaacgccctcccatcagatgtcaaagagaaaaacagctaccagatttttagaagacatctgaaggcagccctgtttagggaggcttttaatttaatagattattttattttatttttctgttgttattattattattattatttatttattattattattatttagaatttCAGCCTGGATGATGTAGActaggcacgtccaacaggtagatcatgatctacctgtagatcactggatgtctgtggtagatcactttatagatcactggctccccccaaagaagcccctaaaaaagctcaacaattttgacctgaaccccacaaggggggggggggttgatcacTGACAGtttataactctgtgagtagatcacagtctcttaggagttggccacccctgaaggAAAGGTttgaaaagggggagaagggagggcatAACTCTTGGTGGGCTGACTGGGACAAGTTGGAAAAGAGAGACGGATGGCTGTTTGGCTACCTTTGAATCCAATGCTGCAAGCTCCTCTTGAGATGTGAATGCTGGATATCCCTCCACTGTGTAGATGTGTAAATGGAACACTTaatcataaagacactacagtcccCACTGTACCTCatgccaaaggaaaaaaaaatccctgaccaagTGCCAAGacctctggaatcttgcactgctcagagttTGAGGTGGCCTGTAATAGGTTGCAGACGACtggtctggagggtaggatttgaacccatggctacaagaaaggagatcccacctaaacaggaaaagctttctgacagtaaaacagtggaacggtctcccttgggtggactctccttcattggaggttttaaagcagaagttgcatGGCCATGtgccatagatgctttagttgagactcctgcattgcagggggttggactagatgatccttgggatcccttccaactacgattctatgacatAACTCTACCTCTCACGTCTCGCTTCTACCCACTGGCCTGTGGGGGGGCCGTGAACCGAGCACTTTCCCACTAGGCATGTCCTACTAAAAACCacggagggggttggactagatgaccctcatggtcccttccaactccacgattttATCATTCCATGGCTTTCAGGCTCCaggcaggctgcaatcctgggCGAACAGGAGCAGGGCACCTGTGACTTCCC
Above is a window of Zootoca vivipara chromosome 2, rZooViv1.1, whole genome shotgun sequence DNA encoding:
- the LOC132591722 gene encoding uncharacterized protein K02A2.6-like, encoding MATDSSFSPFKPASGDWEGYAARFNFLLQAKEVTNDAMKRATFFSVCGEETFEIARALLAPRDVATVSYKTIMERLKEHFSPQPSVVACRNAFYAKRQAPGETITGFVTSLRQAARLCNFSELENMLRDRLIGGLRDEMLQRRLYAKKDLTFQIALEEALATEAAERSTQEARPAQPSQPRVYHEDLTDESESDREEVHRVQRRTQAAHTPQQPRREGGNCASCGENHERRTCRFRNAECRQCRKVGHITRVCRARLTRRQASDDRPRSPRSHGTMHQGNSTEITDYQVFQLPHPSTEKIYIEVQIEGAPCRMELDTGSTLSIISARTLRELCPNGGPKLRPAPFTLRDFQKRKVPTMGVGTFRVQYRGRKQQLDLLVVKGPYVSLLGLAWFGPLGLAVTGVNRTSLQVDVDAICKEFPGVFDGALGRYTGPPIALQLDPAVRPIRHKARRVPFALKPRIDEELDRLVEQGVLEPVPNAPWETPIVTPVKPNGSVRICADYKCTINKALTAHAYPVPVVSHVLATLAGSKIFGKLDLAQAYQQLPVDEATAEAQTIVTHRGAFRVKRLQFGVSVAPGIFQNLMD